Proteins co-encoded in one Podarcis muralis chromosome 12, rPodMur119.hap1.1, whole genome shotgun sequence genomic window:
- the SNX10 gene encoding sorting nexin-10 isoform X1 yields MTPKHEKQEFVTVLVRDPRIKKEDSWHSHIDYEIFIHTNSMCFTRKTSCVRRRFREFVWLRQRLQSNAALIQLPELPARTPFFNTNNPQHVDQRRQGLQQFLQKILQNPLLLSDSRLHLFVQTQLNPEDIEACVSGHTKYSVEDAIHEFACLKRRFPVEDEGRKKENYADSDSESSSSGLGHSSDDNISHGCKGSTDTVPEEP; encoded by the exons GAATTTGTCACGGTCTTGGTGCGAGACCCTCGGATAAAAAAGGAAGACTCCTGGCATTCACATATAGACTATGAGATCTTCATTCAT ACAAACAGCATGTGCTTTACGAGGAAAACGTCTTGCGTCCGGCGGCGCTTTCGAGAATTCGTGTGGCTTCGCCAGAGACTTCAAAGTAACGCAGCGCTAAT acaaCTGCCAGAACTTCCAGCCCGAACGCCCTTTTTCAACACCAATAACCCCCAACACGTGGACCAGCGCCGACAAGGCTTGCAGCAGTTCCTCCAAAA gaTTCTGCAGAATCCTCTTCTGCTTTCAGACAGTAGACTTCACCTCTTTGTACAAACCCAGCTGAACCCAGAGGACATTGAGGCATGTGTATCTGGACACACGAAATATTCCGTTGAAGACGCAATCCACGAGTTTGCATGTTTGAAACGACGGTTTCCTGTAGAAGACgaagggaggaaaaaggagaATTATGCAGACTCCGATTCCGAAAG ttcatcctcagggCTTGGACACAGCAGTGATGATAACATTTCCCATGGATGTAAAGGAAGCACAGACACAGTTCCTGAAGAACCCTGA
- the SNX10 gene encoding sorting nexin-10 isoform X2, with amino-acid sequence MCFTRKTSCVRRRFREFVWLRQRLQSNAALIQLPELPARTPFFNTNNPQHVDQRRQGLQQFLQKILQNPLLLSDSRLHLFVQTQLNPEDIEACVSGHTKYSVEDAIHEFACLKRRFPVEDEGRKKENYADSDSESSSSGLGHSSDDNISHGCKGSTDTVPEEP; translated from the exons ATGTGCTTTACGAGGAAAACGTCTTGCGTCCGGCGGCGCTTTCGAGAATTCGTGTGGCTTCGCCAGAGACTTCAAAGTAACGCAGCGCTAAT acaaCTGCCAGAACTTCCAGCCCGAACGCCCTTTTTCAACACCAATAACCCCCAACACGTGGACCAGCGCCGACAAGGCTTGCAGCAGTTCCTCCAAAA gaTTCTGCAGAATCCTCTTCTGCTTTCAGACAGTAGACTTCACCTCTTTGTACAAACCCAGCTGAACCCAGAGGACATTGAGGCATGTGTATCTGGACACACGAAATATTCCGTTGAAGACGCAATCCACGAGTTTGCATGTTTGAAACGACGGTTTCCTGTAGAAGACgaagggaggaaaaaggagaATTATGCAGACTCCGATTCCGAAAG ttcatcctcagggCTTGGACACAGCAGTGATGATAACATTTCCCATGGATGTAAAGGAAGCACAGACACAGTTCCTGAAGAACCCTGA